The following proteins are co-located in the Malus sylvestris chromosome 13, drMalSylv7.2, whole genome shotgun sequence genome:
- the LOC126597802 gene encoding zinc finger protein JAGGED-like isoform X2 — protein sequence MRPDEGNPLDLNNLPEDHFGRDGKQVADDSYSGSYRKKKSNAKDGKDESGKVYECRFCSLKFCKSQALGGHMNRHRQERETEQLNRARQLVFNNDNLAAPPHLGCCHPIPPGGYHHPAAAGNNIGGVDPTLPLRFPPRIFSGSSSNTLIPPPPVPAPQGGVQVQPPQPYLYPSASRPMSYPASSHYPHHQVNDYYVGHVLSNSTTGSPSYGNPNVNYGVAPAESTNYTCIGAPVGPGGGGGSGSGGGGKDGSLHVNQEEGLNWSRGYAGTPPSINRFQHGF from the exons AT GCGACCTGACGAAGGAAACCCACTAGACCTCAACAACTTGCCTGAGGATCATTTCGGCAGGGATGGCAAACAAGTTGCCGACGACAGCTACTCCG GCAGctacagaaaaaagaaaagcaatgcaaaagatggaaaagacgAGAGCGGGAAGGTCTACGAGTGTAGGTTTTGCTCCCTCAAGTTCTGCAAATCTCAGGCCCTCGGGGGACACATGAACCGCCACCGTCAAG AAAGGGAGACAGAACAACTAAACCGGGCTCGTCAGTTGGTTTTCAATAACGATAACCTAGCCGCCCCTCCTCACCTAGG ATGCTGCCATCCGATTCCCCCAGGAGGGTATCATCATCCGGCTGCTGCAGGCAACAACATTGGTGGTGTTGATCCAACATTACCTCTCAGATTCCCACCAAGAATTTTTTCTGGTTCTTCATCAAACACCCTTATACCGCCGCCACCGGTACCGGCACCGCAGGGAGGCGTACAAGTACAACCGCCTCAACCCTACTTATATCCGTCTGCGTCGCGGCCCATGTCCTACCCTGCTTCTTCCCATTACCCTCATCATCAAGTCAATGACTATTACGTTGGACATGTTCTTAGCAACAGCACTACTGGCAGTCCTTCATACGGCAACCCAAATGTAAACTACGGAGTGGCACCGGCGGAGTCCACCAACTACACTTGCATTGGGGCGCCTGTGGGACCAGGAGGCGGTGGAGGtagtggtagtggtggtggtggtaaagACGGATCGCTGCACGTGAATCAGGAAGAAGGATTGAATTGGAGCAGGGGCTACGCAGGGACTCCTCCTTCGATCAATCGATTTCAACATGGCTTCtaa
- the LOC126597802 gene encoding zinc finger protein JAGGED-like isoform X1 has product MRPDEGNPLDLNNLPEDHFGRDGKQVADDSYSVAGSYRKKKSNAKDGKDESGKVYECRFCSLKFCKSQALGGHMNRHRQERETEQLNRARQLVFNNDNLAAPPHLGCCHPIPPGGYHHPAAAGNNIGGVDPTLPLRFPPRIFSGSSSNTLIPPPPVPAPQGGVQVQPPQPYLYPSASRPMSYPASSHYPHHQVNDYYVGHVLSNSTTGSPSYGNPNVNYGVAPAESTNYTCIGAPVGPGGGGGSGSGGGGKDGSLHVNQEEGLNWSRGYAGTPPSINRFQHGF; this is encoded by the exons AT GCGACCTGACGAAGGAAACCCACTAGACCTCAACAACTTGCCTGAGGATCATTTCGGCAGGGATGGCAAACAAGTTGCCGACGACAGCTACTCCG TTGCAGGCAGctacagaaaaaagaaaagcaatgcaaaagatggaaaagacgAGAGCGGGAAGGTCTACGAGTGTAGGTTTTGCTCCCTCAAGTTCTGCAAATCTCAGGCCCTCGGGGGACACATGAACCGCCACCGTCAAG AAAGGGAGACAGAACAACTAAACCGGGCTCGTCAGTTGGTTTTCAATAACGATAACCTAGCCGCCCCTCCTCACCTAGG ATGCTGCCATCCGATTCCCCCAGGAGGGTATCATCATCCGGCTGCTGCAGGCAACAACATTGGTGGTGTTGATCCAACATTACCTCTCAGATTCCCACCAAGAATTTTTTCTGGTTCTTCATCAAACACCCTTATACCGCCGCCACCGGTACCGGCACCGCAGGGAGGCGTACAAGTACAACCGCCTCAACCCTACTTATATCCGTCTGCGTCGCGGCCCATGTCCTACCCTGCTTCTTCCCATTACCCTCATCATCAAGTCAATGACTATTACGTTGGACATGTTCTTAGCAACAGCACTACTGGCAGTCCTTCATACGGCAACCCAAATGTAAACTACGGAGTGGCACCGGCGGAGTCCACCAACTACACTTGCATTGGGGCGCCTGTGGGACCAGGAGGCGGTGGAGGtagtggtagtggtggtggtggtaaagACGGATCGCTGCACGTGAATCAGGAAGAAGGATTGAATTGGAGCAGGGGCTACGCAGGGACTCCTCCTTCGATCAATCGATTTCAACATGGCTTCtaa